A window from Podospora bellae-mahoneyi strain CBS 112042 chromosome 1 map unlocalized CBS112042p_1, whole genome shotgun sequence encodes these proteins:
- the DNM1 gene encoding Dynamin-related GTPase protein (COG:U; EggNog:ENOG503NU71): protein MAALGDDLLATVNKLQDLVFNTIGNDSLDLPQIVVVGSQSAGKSSVLENIVGRDFLPRGSGIVTRRPLILQLINVPSEDEAEDPLAASYRNPNQALRNEWAEFHHIPNRRFTDFGDVKREIENETARVAGSNKGINRQPINLKIYSPHVLNLTLVDLPGLTKVPIGDQPTDIEKQTRNLISEYIAKPNSIILAVSPANVDIVNSEALKLARHVDALGRRTIGVLTKVDLMDHGTNALDILSGRVYPLKLGWIGVVNRSQQDIQGNKPMEEALKSEMEFFRHHPAYRNIATRCGTQFLAKTLNTTLMAHIRDRLPDIKARLNTLMGQTQQELASYGDMHFSGKEHRGSLILTQMTRFATSFISSIDGTSTEISTKELCGGARIYYIFNSVFGSSLESIDPTSNLSAHDIRTAIRNSTGPRPSLFVPEMAFDLLVKPQIKLLESPSQRCVELVYEELIKICHTCGSNELSRFPRLQAKLIEVVSDLLRERLGPASTYVESLISIQRAYINTNHPNFLGAAAAMSHVVSNKQERERKRLIQEERERRERRRLKELGANGADTPAEEEEDKGTPEKESVAIRKAAAKNVRSLSPAVRESASGGLAAALNGGRSDSPARLNGQGLGNAKDSFLNYFFGKDGAIVPGAPPPHSQMGRHINQMSEPTFSQSMRRQEEKPMRSPMMPLRSDDNLDFTSKTTETADGSSDPAMTDREAMEAELIRALISSYFNIVRESIADQVPKAIMHLLVNHCKDVVQNRLVSELYKESMFEELLYEDDAVKKEREKCEKLLQTYREAAKIIGEVV from the exons ATGGCCGCTCTCGGCGACGACCTGTTGGCGACTGTGAACAAGTTGCAGGATCTGGTCTTCAACACCATTGGAAATGACTCTCTCGATCTGCCCCAGATT GTTGTCGTCGGCTCACAATCTGCGGGAAAATCCTCTGTGCTCGAAAACATCGTTGGGCGAGACTTCCTTCCCAGAGGCAGTGGCATTGTGACTCGCAGGCCCCTGATTCTGCAGCTGATCAACGTCCccagcgaggatgaggccgaGGACCCCCTTGCTGCTAGCTACCGGAATCCTAACCAAGCTCTCCGGAATGAATGGGCAGAGTTCCACCATATTCCCAACCGGAGGTTCACCGACTTTGGGGATGTGAAGCGGGAAATTGAAAATGAGACGGCGAGGGTTGCAGGAAGCAACAAGGGCATCAACCGCCAGCCCATCAACCTGAAAATCTACTCTCCTCACGTCCTGAACCTCACGCTCGTTGACTTGCCAGGACTGACAAAG GTTCCCATCGGCGATCAACCTACCGACATTGAGAAGCAGACTCGAAACCTCATCTCAGAGTACATTGCCAAGCCAAACAGCATTATTTTGGCCGTGTCCCCGGCAAACGTTGACATTGTCAACTCGGAGGCTCTAAAGCTCGCAAGGCACGTCGACGCCCTCGGGAGGAGAACGATTGGCGTTCTTACCAAGGTCGATTTGATGGACCACGGCACAAATGCGCTTGATATTCTTTCCGGCCGCGTGTATCCTCTGAAGCTGGGCTGGATCGGAGTCGTCAATCGGTCGCAGCAAGACATCCAAGGTAACAAGCCCATGGAGGAGGCATTGAAGTCAGAGATGGAATTTTTCAGGCACCATCCCGCATATCGGAACATTGCGACCCGCTGCGGCACCCAATTTCTGGCCAAAACTCTTAACACGACCCTCATGGCACACATCCGCGACAGGCTTCCCGACATCAAGGCTCGCCTCAACACTCTTATGGGACAGACTCAACAGGAGCTCGCCAGTTATGGAGACATGCATTTCAGCGGCAAAGAGCATCGAGGCTCGCTCATCTTGACCCAGATGACACGCTTTGCGACATCGTTCATATCCTCCATTGATGGTACTTCTACCGAAATTTCAACCAAGGAGCTCTGTGGTGGCGCCCGTATCTATTACATATTTAACTCGGTGTTTGGAAGCTCACTGGAATCGATCGACCCCACGTCGAATCTTTCTGCGCACGACATTCGGACGGCGATCCGCAACTCTACCGGCCCTCGGCCCAGCCTGTTTGTCCCTGAAATGGCCTTTGACCTGCTTGTGAAGCCGCAGATCAAGCTTCTCGAATCCCCAAGTCAACGATGTGTTGAGCTCGTTTACGAGGAGCTCATCAAGATCTGCCACACATGTGGATCCAACGAGCTTTCCCGCTTCCCCAGGCTTCAAGCTAAACTGATTGAGGTTGTGTCTGACCTTCTCCGGGAGAGGCTCGGCCCGGCATCGACATATGTAGAATCTCTGATTTCCATTCAGCGAGCGTACATCAACACGAACCACCCCAACTTCCTTGGCGCCGCCGCGGCCATGAGTCACGTTGTTAGCAACAAGCAAGAGCGGGAGAGAAAGCGCCTGATTCAAGAAGAGcgggagagaagagaacGAAGGCGGCTAAAGGAGCTCGGCGCCAACGGCGCGGACACTcccgctgaggaggaggaggacaaggggACGCCAGAAAAAGAATCCGTTGCGATACGAAAGGCGGCTGCCAAGAACGTCCGTAGCCTTTCACCTGCGGTACGCGAATCTGCATCAGGCGgtcttgctgctgcgctTAACGGAGGTCGCTCGGACTCTCCTGCCCGGTTGAACGGACAAGGGTTAGGCAACGCGAAAGATTCGTTCCTTAACTACTTCTTTGGTAAGGATGGCGCCATTGTGCCGGgagcaccacctcctcactCACAAATGGGCCGCCATATCAACCAAATGTCGGAGCCTACCTTTAGCCAGAGCATGAGGCGGCAAGAAGAGAAGCCGATGCGATCTCCCATGATGCCGCTCAGAAGTGACGATAATCTCGACTTTACGTCCAAGACCACCGAAACT GCCGATGGTAGCAGCGATCCAGCCATGACGGACCGCGAAGCTATGGAAGCGGAGCTTATTCGGGCGCTAATCAGCTCCTACTTTAACATTGTTCGTGAGAGCATTGCGGACCAGGTGCCCAAAGCCATCATGCACTTGCTCGTTAACCACTGCAAGGACGTGGTTCAGAACCGACTGGTGAGCGAGCTGTACAAGGAGTCGATGTTCGAAGAGCTCCTGTACGAGGATGATgcggtcaagaaggagcGTGAGAAGTGCGAGAAGCTGCTCCAGACCTACCgcgaggcggccaagatcaTCGGCGAAGTCGTATAG
- a CDS encoding uncharacterized protein (EggNog:ENOG503NU1S; COG:S), with product MASNGLHGAGHPMASRGPELPNAEAPVLTRKRKSSGLEAKSDASTEVSSQETNKKVKVDNDCAERKSVAVPIPVDRSALPPEIWHRIFTFCPPRSLGNLLSVNKLFNLYLDPSSKVSKDAPASSSSGAVAQIKANSIWQVSRRLFWPYMPSPLRSKTELEMWRLACSHRCHYCGKLDPRKQTTMLDPHLRGPGENGVATIWPFETCMCAACLLKHTIKELDLDLSPTIPSSVVPALSFVYLTSDLQVLPATTFEQGQLPVETQVTKRFLSSEIQALERELLEVREMGPGTVTEWLKGLPARGSGIRQEVLKWEKWESLGGLAKMCSQLYPGYVKDVVSTLPASMTHAPSSDFSSSMLPNQPSSAATRQQFPHIRHERTAAEVAELKAARRAEIERRALLLEPPLGPNVLRHIPSFQAAMQIPHPPFDDKAWEVLKPRLLAQRADAEQRERENAAAIQAKQDSHLETTLASTKEARDLIDKAWEDQQGPLRERIAGYADEIIRDGWNNGKVTKETCARFAVEALGYVRKRFYAEIAKDVDAARSAGQTPPVDPLEGPFTQKLTLENMKWIFDTKIKPITERYHKELFYCNGCEGITKTFGFEGVIQHFAAKHTSALSSGNIVVYWRAEWPEHPPFAAEIRQVRHQPFFAPTQPVFSATGPPSFPVGHSYPPAPLAPNHLPTYPSGPYGYGNSAYNDPYQPPPPPPPPYPLQPHQIVPSYPSQPGYEHHQSYPAPSDPYPPYQPPVGQYPPGPASATDSSHHYPQQPPQGNPYDHGYPPYPVAHPYLPSATPHPDMHRAKLEDIARNSREVWQELGNIRGLPGSVRVFVTIHHLVKRFHSKFYEPPALAIFIEGLSNNKDMRPVRNVNDLICKACHLGLGNAATVEQDRKSFSLPQLTNHFQSKHVKPLQSAHAPPMDWALDMVFLPELAPISNLYSAMSEVQKRLIVEALPGIFEQQGPKLVPADVYYGQPASSSSVYPAAQEVHSALRTNSSQVSSAGAYGNTAPSYSHSGNLSNDVPAITTPTAASEKASGHPSEGGGHASQGSRPANRRQNGLQNGKKASGKNKRKRNQDGRHFRRDESSTRRRSTSDNPDTSSSNRVDRAPVSITSFGGSSGQDRTTVGKDATDLLAALESHLTQVPRGPVYHKNGTAPAAGETLGNAAQPHARQSGDEDQYRYFEPSTRQRISVDKRVEQQSSYHSRIEVERPDHRSPTTSDAIRPSGYAAPEERYYTRYDRPSYVLPAEPERGSGLRLLREESDYPRYRDGPRRPINPADEIVEIVHVIEGERSYYIERPVRREPQTRYVFEERIVPHREPVDPFAEGGGYEAWYASATRPAGSASEMNMARRFSMAPEGRRRTDGGVTVNNSAYLEEYDPRFPAA from the exons ATGGCCTCGAATGGTTTACATGGAGCTGGCCATCCAATGGCTTCTCGAGGCCCGGAGCTCCCAAACGCTGAGGCGCCCGTGTTGACAAGGAAACGCAAGTCATCTGGGCTCGAAGCAAAGTCGGATGCATCTACGGAAGTTTCATCTCAAGAGACgaacaagaaggtcaaggtgGACAATGACTGCGCCGAAAGGAAATCTGTTGCGGTGCCCATACCGGTGGATCGGTCTGCTCTTCCCCCAGAGATTTGGCATCGGATATTTACCTTCTGTCCGCCAAGGTCATTGGGTAACTTGTTGTCTGTCAACAAACTCTTCAACCTATATCTTGACCCAAGTTCGAAGGTTAGCAAAGACGCTCCCGCTTCTAGCAGCAGCGGTGCTGTTGCACAAATCAAGGCCAACAGTATCTGGCAGGTTTCCAGACGGCTCTTTTGGCCTTATATGCCCTCCCCATTGCGCTCCAAGACAGAACTCGAGATGTGGCGGCTTGCTTGCTCTCATAGGTGTCATTACTGTGGAAAACTGGATCCGCGGAAACAGACTACCATGCTTGATCCTCATCTTCGAGGTCCCGGAGAAAACGGGGTAGCTACCATCTGGCCATTTGAGACTTGTATGTGTGCAGCGTGTCTCTTGAAGCACACCATCAAG GAGCTCGATTTAGATCTCTCACCCACTATCCCTTCCTCAGTTGTACCCGCGCTCTCTTTCGTGTACCTCACAAGCGACCTTCAGGTCCTCCCGGCTACTACTTTTGAACAAGGTCAGCTTCCTGTCGAAACACAGGTCACCAAACGGTTCCTTTCCTCCGAGATTCAAGCACTGGAACGTGAACTTCTAGAGGTCAGAGAAATGGGCCCGGGGACGGTGACAGAATGGTTGAAGGGACTTCCAGCGCGCGGTAGCGGCATCCGACAAGAAGTCTTGAAGTGGGAGAAATGGGAAAGTCTCGGTGGGCTTGCAAAAATGTGCTCGCAGCTTTACCCTGGCTACGTGAAAGACGTTGTGAGCACTCTGCCTGCCTCCATGACGCACGCGCCATCTTCTGATTTTTCATCTTCGATGCTGCCAAATCAACCATCCTCGGCTGCCACCCGTCAGCAGTTTCCCCATATTCGTCATGAACGCACCGCGgctgaggttgctgagcTCAAGGCAGCGCGGAGAGCCGAGATTGAGCGACGTGCGCTGCTTCTTGAGCCCCCCTTGGGCCCAAACGTACTCCGGCACATCCCATCATTCCAAGCAGCTATGCAgattcctcatcctccttttGACGATAAAGCCTGGGAAGTCCTCAAGCCGCGGCTCTTGGCTCAACGAGCTGACGCTGAACAGCGAGAACGAGAGAACGCAGCCGCCATTCAGGCCAAGCAAGACTCACATCTTGAAACGACTCTTGCTAGCACAAAAGAAGCCCGGGATCTGATCGACAAGGCTTGGGAAGATCAACAAGGGCCTCTTCGAGAACGCATCGCCGGGTATGCAGATGAGATAATCAGAGACGGGTGGAACAATGGCAAGGTCACCAAGGAAACATGTGCCAGGTTTGCGGTTGAGGCACTTGGCTACGTGCGTAAACGATTCTACGCTGAAATTGCCAAGGATGTCGATGCTGCAAGGTCTGCCGGTCAAACACCGCCCGTTGATCCTCTAGAGGGTCCCTTCACGCAGAAGCTCACACTGGAGAATATGAAATGGATTTTCGATACGAAAATCAAGCCCATCACAGAACGCTACCACAAGGAACTTTTTTATTGCAATGGCTGCGAGGGGATCACCAAGACATTCGGGTTTGAAGGTGTTATACAACATTTCGCCGCAAAGCACACAAGCGCTCTCAGTTCGGGCAACATCGTTGTCTACTGGCGAGCAGAATGGCCGGAACATCCTCCATTTGCGGCAGAGATCCGACAGGTTCGCCATCAGCCTTTCTTTGCGCCCACCCAACCTGTTTTTTCCGCCACCGGTCCTCCATCCTTCCCAGTCGGCCACAGCTACCCTCCAGCACCACTTGCACCTAATCATTTGCCAACATACCCATCGGGCCCATATGGGTATGGAAATTCAGCCTACAATGACCCTTATcagccgccaccgccgccgccgccgccgtacCCCTTACAGCCACATCAGATCGTGCCTTCCTATCCGTCTCAGCCTGGGTATGAGCACCACCAGTCTTACCCAGCGCCATCTGATCCATATCCGCCTTACCAGCCGCCTGTGGGTCAATACCCCCCAGGCCCTGCTTCAGCTACCGATTCATCTCATCATTACCCGCAACAGCCTCCCCAAGGCAACCCGTACGATCATGGTTATCCACCATATCCAGTCGCCCATCCTTACCTTCCTTCGGCAACACCACACCCCGATATGCACAGAGCAAAACTTGAGGATATAGCCCGGAATTCGCGGGAGGTCTGGCAAGAACTGGGCAACATACGAGGACTTCCTGGCAGTGTACGCGTCTTTGTGACAATTCATCATTTGGTCAAGAGATTCCACTCTAAATTTTACGAACCGCCCGCGCTCGCGATTTTTATCGAGGGGCTCTCGAACAACAAAGACATGCGTCCTGTTCGAAACGTGAACGACCTGATCTGCAAGGCTTGTCATCTTGGACTTGGTAACGCTGCCACGGTAGAGCAAGACAGAAAGAGCTTCTCGCTGCCCCAGCTAACAAATCACTTCCAATCCAAGCACGTCAAGCCTTTGCAGAGTGCGCATGCGCCTCCTATGGATTGGGCGTTGGACATGGTGTTCTTACCGGAGCTAGCTCCGATATCGAATCTGTACTCTGCAATGTCAGAGGTGCAAAAGCGACTGATAGTCGAAGCTTTGCCAGGGATCTTTGAACAGCAGGGTCCGAAGCTTGTGCCTGCCGATGTTTATTACGGACAGCCAGCAAGTTCCTCTTCTGTGTATCCAGCCGCCCAGGAAGTCCACAGTGCCTTGCGGACCAACTCATCACAGGTCTCGTCGGCTGGTGCATATGGTAACACGGCCCCGTCGTATAGTCATTCCGGAAATCTCTCCAATGATGTTCCAGCTATCACAACCCCTACTGCAGCGTCTGAAAAAGCCTCGGGGCATCCCAGTGAGGGTGGCGGGCACGCCTCACAGGGGTCTCGACCTGCCAACCGACGCCAAAACGGGCTTCAAAATGGAAAGAAAGCATCTGGCAAGAACAAGCGCAAGAGAAACCAGGACGGGAGGCACTTTAGAAGGGATGAGTCCAGTACCCGGCGCAGAAGCACCAGCGATAATCCTGACACTTCCTCGTCGAACAGAGTGGACAGAGCTCCAGTATCGATTACTTCTTTTGGAGGCTCGTCAGGCCAGGATCGCACCACGGTGGGCAAAGATGCTACCGACCTTTTAGCGGCTTTGGAGTCACATCTCACCCAGGTGCCGCGTGGGCCCGTGTATCACAAGAATGGGACTGCTCCCGCAGCTGGGGAAACTCTTGGTAACGCCGCGCAGCCCCATGCCCGGCAGAGTGGGGATGAAGATCAGTATCGCTATTTCGAGCCATCCACTCGGCAGAGGATCTCAGTTGATAAGCGGGTCGAACAGCAGTCCTCTTATCATTCAAGAATAGAAGTCGAACGGCCTGATCACCGGTCCCCAACAACTTCGGACGCCATCAGACCTTCCGGGTACGCCGCGCCTGAGGAGAGATACTACACCCGGTATGATCGGCCCTCTTATGTCTTACCCGCGGAGCCGGAGCGAGGCAGTGGGCTGAGgctgttgagggaggagtctGACTATCCGAGATACCGCGACGGGCCGCGCAGACCGATTAACCCGGCTGATGAGATTGTTGAAATTGTACACGTTATCGAGGGAGAGCGTTCATATTATATTGAACGACCGGTTCGGCGTGAGCCCCAGACACGCTACGTGTTTGAAGAGCGAATAGTTCCTCATCGTGAGCCAGTTGACCCCTTTGCtgaaggtggtgggtatGAGGCCTGGTACGCATCGGCCACTCGGCCTGCAGGATCGGCTTCAGAGATGAATATGGCTAGAAGATTCAGCATGGCACCAGAAGGGAGACGAAGGACGGACGGAGGAGTTACGGTCAATAATTCAGCATACCTAGAGGAGTATGATCCTCGGTTTCCGGCGGCCTAG